The Henckelia pumila isolate YLH828 chromosome 2, ASM3356847v2, whole genome shotgun sequence genome includes a window with the following:
- the LOC140883515 gene encoding DNA-directed RNA polymerases II, IV and V subunit 8B-like, producing MFLQSRWQFRKIMAEIHFDETIEVLSIEDGQKKRVYRIVAKSEKGEFYLELDVHTSLYSMLPGEKYRMVISNSLHLDGSDVSGYFPQGGQKSLADEFEFVMHGLLYKISEAKGSNTQVVVYISFGGLQLMLRGDLLKMHQFSNRKLFLLLKKM from the exons ATGTTTTTGCAAAGCAGGTGGCAATTTCGGAAGATTATGGCAGAAATTCACTTTGACGAGACCATCGAAGTTCTCAGTATCGAAGACGGACAAAAGAAGAGAG TTTATCGCATTGTGGCAAAGAGCGAAAAGGGGGAGTTTTATTTGGAACTAGACGTGCACACATCACTCTATTCCATGCTCCCTGGAGAGAAATATAGAATGGTGATATCTAACTCTCTACATTTGGATGGTTCAGATGTGTCTGGCTACTTTCCTCAG GGCGGGCAAAAATCTCTTGCTGATGAATTTGAGTTTGTGATGCACGGGCTGCTATACAAGATTTCAGAAGCCAAAGGCAGCAATACTCAAGT GGTGGTATACATTTCGTTTGGAGGACTCCAGTTGATGTTGAGAGGCGATCTGCTGAAGATGCATCAATTTAGCAACAGAAAACTGTTTCTTCTCTTGAAGAAGATGTGA
- the LOC140883513 gene encoding BTB/POZ domain-containing protein At5g17580-like: protein MAARQAIECHTWRPRARPSSEVQFHIGGSVFTLDKELLALKSEKLAKFLKESPQENPSRLLRDIPADQDSLEIVERFCQGYEINLSTENVVRVACVAHYLGMTESHCPNNLLNKAFMFFDQDIIPSWNKSIKALRTAENVLQEAIKLGLVDYCVESVVSKVLEDPRLLGEPIKNSVSDEDSEENGSGLRQASVRRNLFDHDWKSEDLTILSLRLYEYIICRMLERKVPEEYVAANLCEYAKKWLFSKRGDDASAYVENSQREIVEVLEGLLPRQKGVLPCTFLFGMLHHAMALGAKPECKNELEIRIGNQLDLASVKDLLIPCQGYSKDERYDTECVMRILKNFYSNYTGPGDSGLLSVAELMDEFLAEISPDIDLKMTTFMAFADMSVAASAGTPRTSDGIYRAIDIYLDKHGYLTESEKEELCRYLDCNKMTREACEHAAQNNKLPTRVVVQVLFLGQLKLRDEIANEVKIYGGGLLKVAEAEEQGEEDVATEIEEIGNKVLELERECNAMRRQISSKNVKSPRKNIWKEMKRKLGCATTSVHECDCHVKKKKKVHPK from the exons ATGGCAGCTAGACAAGCCATAGAATGTCATACATG GAGACCAAGGGCAAGACCCTCATCAGAAGTACAGTTTCATATAGGTGGATCAGTTTTCACACTGGATAAG GAACTTTTGGCCCTCAAATCAGAAAAACTAGCAAAGTTCTTGAAAGAGAGCCCTCAAGAAAATCCTTCCCGGTTGCTTCGCGATATCCCAGCTGATCAAGATTCGTTGGAGATTGTCGAAAGATTCTGCCAGGGATACGAAATCAACTTGTCGACAGAAAACGTTGTTCGTGTAGCCTGTGTTGCGCACTACCTTGGAATGACCGAAAGCCACTGTCCTAACAATCTGCTAAACAAGGCCTTCATGTTTTTCGACCAAGATATTATACCTAGCTGGAACAAATCCATTAAAGCTCTAAGGACTGCTGAGAATGTTCTACAAGAAGCTATAAAGCTAGGCCTTGTTGATTATTGTGTGGAATCCGTTGTCTCGAAAGTGTTGGAAGATCCACGTTTACTAGGAGAACCGATCAAGAATTCGGTCTCTGATGAAGATAGTGAAGAGAATGGCAGTGGTTTAAGGCAAGCAAGCGTGAGGAGGAACCTCTTCGATCATGACTGGAAATCGGAAGATTTAACCATACTTTCATTGAGGTTGTATGAATATATCATATGTAGGATGCTTGAACGCAAAGTCCCTGAAGAATATGTGGCTGCAAATCTTTGTGAGTACGCAAAGAAATGGTTATTTTCCAAAAGAGGAGATGATGCATCGGCATATGTAGAAAATTCTCAGAGAGAAATAGTTGAGGTTTTGGAGGGACTGCTGCCACGCCAAAAAGGGGTTCTTCCCTGCACATTTCTCTTCGGAATGCTGCACCATGCAATGGCACTCGGAGCAAAACCTGAATGCAAAAATGAGTTAGAAATCAGAATAGGAAATCAATTAGATCTTGCATCTGTGAAGGACTTGTTAATACCTTGTCAAGGATATTCAAAGGATGAACGGTATGACACTGAATGTGTAATGAGAATTTTGAAGAATTTCTACAGCAACTATACCGGACCAGGCGATTCTGGACTACTATCAGTAGCTGAACTTATGGATGAATTCTTGGCAGAAATTTCTCCTGATATAGACTTAAAAATGACCACTTTCATGGCATTTGCTGACATGTCGGTCGCAGCATCGGCTGGGACTCCAAGAACATCTGATGGCATATACAGGGCTATTGACATCTACTTAGACAAGCACGGGTACTTGACAGAATCAGAGAAGGAGGAACTATGCAGGTATTTGGATTGTAACAAGATGACTCGAGAAGCATGCGAACATGCCGCTCAGAACAATAAGTTGCCGACTCGTGTGGTGGTGCAAGTGCTATTCCTAGGACAGTTGAAACTGAGAGACGAAATTGCAAACGAAGTGAAAATTTATGGTGGTGGGCTGTTGAAGGTGGCGGAAGCGGAGGAACAGGGCGAGGAAGATGTAGCGACAGAAATCGAGGAGATCGGAAATAAAGTATTGGAGCTGGAGAGGGAATGCAATGCTATGAGGAGACAAATTAGCAGCAAAAATGTGAAAAGTCCTAGAAAGAATATTTGGAAAGAAATGAAAAGGAAGTTGGGGTGTGCAACTACAAGTGTACATGAATGTGACTGCCAtgtaaagaagaagaaaaaggtgCATCCTAAATAG